The nucleotide window TTGGCGGGCGGTGAGCTGACCTCACTTGTCAAGGATCTAGGAGACAAGGGTCGAGCTTAGCTCAGTGGAGCACTGGCCACTCAGGTTGGGCCCGCCTTGTGTCCCAGTGCCAGGCGGCCAAGCAGTGTCGCGTAACCAGCAAGCTGCCTGCCCGCCTCAGCATCAACGGGAAGAATTGCTAAGCTTTCTTCCATCTCCGACTCCAACACCGACATTATTCAACTGTGTACGAACCATTGCCATTCATTACAGATTACTGCCATACTGGGGGATTTGCGACGCCTTATCCAACCCGTCAACTACCAGGAAACCTCCCCTCACTTTTGACCCCCGCCACCTTCCGCAGGCCCAACGGAGCTTGACAACACCCCATCCCTTCACATATAACCGTAACCATGGCGCAGGACAGCGACCTGTCGAAGACCGccgacaagggcaaggggaaggCTGTAGATGACGAGACACAGAAGGACAAGGCCGCTCAGCCTGTGGAGAATGGAAAGAAGGATGATGGCAAGGCTGAGAGTGCGTTGACATTTGCATGGGCATCATCGACAGCAGAAGCGCTTGCTAACATCATGGTATAGCTTCAGAAGAGCTTAGCGAGGAGGACCAGCAGTTGAAGAACGAGCTTGATATGATCGTTGAGCGGCTGACTGTGCGTTGCCATTTGATTGTCCCTGTTGCTGTGGAGCATCTACTTAACTGTCTAACAGGAATCCGATACGTCCCTCTACAAGCCAGCATTGGAGGCTCTAGGGAGCTCGATCAAgacctcaacctcttctATGACAGCTGTCCCGAAGCCCTTGAAGTTTTTACGTCCACATTACGAGACCCTGACGAAGCTCTACGATGAATGGCCAGCGAGCGATGACAAGAACTCCCTTGCCGATGTGCTCTCGGTGATCGGCATGACCTTTTCTGACGAAGACCGCCAAGATACTCTCAAGTACCGATTGCTTGCGCCCACGCAAGATATCGGCTCATGGGGTCATGAGTATGTTAGGCATCTTGCTCTGGAGATCGGCGAGGTCTACGGGAAGCGCATTGCCGCCGATGAGCCAACAGCGGACCTTGTGGACCTtgccttggccttggttcCCCTGTTTCTCAAGAGCAATCAGGAGGCCGACGCTGTCGATCTAATGAGCGAGCGTAAGACTTGCCTCCCTCGATTTTTCTTAGGAACCTGGAAGGCTAACATCATCGCTCATAGTCGAGATTATCGAAGAGCTGCCAAAGTTCGTGGACGAGAACACATATGGGAGAGTCTGCTTGTACATGGTGTCCATGGTCAACCTGCTCACATACCCCGACAACGAACAGTTCCTCCGTGTAGCCCATGATATCTACAAGACCTACAAGCAGTACACACAGGCCATGGTGCTTGCCATCAGACTCAACGACCTCGAACTCATTGAAGCCGACTTCCAAGATGCCCCTGATCTGGCGCTCAAGAAGCAGCTTTCCTACTTGATTGCGCGCCAAAGAATATGGCTCGACAGCGATAAgaccgatgacgaggaaatTCAAGGGTGTCTCTCTAACGTCAAGCTTCCCGATCACTTCAAGGCCCTGGGCAAGGAGCTTAACATTCTCGAGCCCAAGACTACCGAAGACATCTACAAGAGCCACCTCGAGAGCAGCCGCGTCGCCGGCCTGACCAACTTTGACTCGGCCCGCCACAATTTGGCTGCCGCATTCGTCAACGGGTTCGTGAACGCAGGCTTCGGAAATGACAAGATGATGCTGGTTGCAGGCGACAAGGAGAGCTGGGTATGGAAGACAAAGGATGAGGGTATGATGTCCACAGTGGCCTCTCTGGGCACGCTTCTCATGTGGGACATCGAGAATGGGCTTGATCAGGTAGATAAGTACACCTatcttgaggaggagccaATCCAGGCTGGTGCTTATCTTGCAATTGGCATCATGAACTCTGGCGTTCGGTTGGACTCTGAGCCTGCCATGGCTCTTCTTGCAGACAACGACAAACTTGCCCACAAGAACCCGCTGATCAGGGTATCGGCGATTATGGGATTAGGTCTTGCTTATGCTGGGTCTAATAAGGCAGAGCTTTTGGACTTCCTgttgcccatcatcaccgataCGACTCAGCAGATGCGGGTATCCGCCATGGCTGCTCTTGCTTGCGGGTTGGTATTCGTGGGCTCTTCTAACCCCGAAGTTACCGAGGCCATTATCACCACGCTCTTGGACGATGACCGCAAGGGTCAACTCACCGACAAGTGGACACGATTCCTTGCTCTTGGCCTGGGTCTTTTGTTCTTCGGGCGccaagaggaggtggatgtcaTTCTGGAGACTCTCAAGGCGGTCGAGCACCCGATGGCGAAGCCTACCTCTGTCCTTGCTTCGATCTGCGCTTGGGCCGGAACTGGTGCTGTGTTGAAGATTCAAGAGCTGCTCCACATTTGCAACGAGCACCTGGAGGAGtcagaagagaaaaagggcGACGAGCTCTTGCAGGCCTATGCTGTTCTCGGTATCGGTATTATTGCGATGGGTGAGGATGTCGGCCAGGAAATGGTTCTCCGGCAGTTCGGCCACCTCATGCACTATGGCGAGGCCAACATTCGCCGAGCCGTACCCCTGGCTATGGCTCTTGTCAGCCCAAGTAATCCCCAGATGAAGGTGTACGATACACTTTCTAGATACAGTCACGACAACGATAATGATGTtgccatcaacgccatctTTGCCATGGGTCTGGTCGGTGCCGGTACCAACAACGCCAGGTTGGCTCAGCTTCTGCGCCAGCTTGCGAGCTATTATCACCGGGATCAGGAAACCCTCTTTATGGTCCGCATTGCGCAGGGTCTTGTTCACATGGGCAAGGgcaccctctccatcaaccccttccacacCGATCGCCAGATTCTGTCGCGGGTATCGGCTGCTGGTCTCCTCACTGTTCTTGTGGCGATGATTGATGCCAAGCAGTTCATCACCTCGGACTCGCATTATCTGCTTTACTTCCTTGTCACAGCTATGCATCCACGCTTCCTTGTAACGTTGGACGAGAACCTCAAGCCGTTGACTGTCAACGTGCGCGTTGGTCAGGCTGTGGATGTAGTTGGCCAGGCTGGTCGCCCCAAGACGATCACTGGGTGGCAGACACAGAGCACGCCAGTGTTGTTGGCACATGGTGAGCGTGCTGAgttggaagatgaggagTATATTAGCTTGAGCAGTACCCTGGAGGGTCTGGTTATTCTGCGCAAGGTAAGCATTTCCGGTTAACTTTCCCATTCTTCCAGGAGGCTGACATGCTTTTCTTACAGAACCCCGATTGGGAATCAGGCAAATAAGGGTCTTGTGTCAGCGGAAGGGTAGGGTAGGGTATTTGGTGGTTTCTAGCAATAGGTTTTTCTTACCTACCTGGCAAAGTGATAGAGGAGGGGAAAAGAGGGCTTTTATGCGACACTACATTGTACAGTACAAATAAAGGATTAGACTTGCTGAGCGTTCAAGTAAATTGAAGCGCAAGTCGAATTGCCCTTGTAGGTCTCCAACCTATTTTGGTTTCAAGATACAGCCTCACACCTCCATTGCCATAAGCTATATCACCAAGCCATTGCCAATCCTATAacctccccttttcttttaatcTCCCGCAAAACTCAACGCGATCTGCTTTCATTGTCATCtgcttctcttctccttgttggtAAGAGAGATAGTTGTGAGATTGGCGGACGGAGTGCTATGATGCTACAGGAACACACAGAAACCACACTATCATACATGGCATCATCTTGACGGACACGTCGAGTATTGAGATCCGAACTACCCGTTTCCATGTCAAAATTCAATTCAACCCAC belongs to Podospora bellae-mahoneyi strain CBS 112042 chromosome 6, whole genome shotgun sequence and includes:
- the RPN1 gene encoding proteasome regulatory particle base subunit (EggNog:ENOG503NU6Z; COG:O; BUSCO:EOG09260JED), which encodes MAQDSDLSKTADKGKGKAVDDETQKDKAAQPVENGKKDDGKAETSEELSEEDQQLKNELDMIVERLTESDTSLYKPALEALGSSIKTSTSSMTAVPKPLKFLRPHYETLTKLYDEWPASDDKNSLADVLSVIGMTFSDEDRQDTLKYRLLAPTQDIGSWGHEYVRHLALEIGEVYGKRIAADEPTADLVDLALALVPLFLKSNQEADAVDLMSELEIIEELPKFVDENTYGRVCLYMVSMVNLLTYPDNEQFLRVAHDIYKTYKQYTQAMVLAIRLNDLELIEADFQDAPDLALKKQLSYLIARQRIWLDSDKTDDEEIQGCLSNVKLPDHFKALGKELNILEPKTTEDIYKSHLESSRVAGLTNFDSARHNLAAAFVNGFVNAGFGNDKMMLVAGDKESWVWKTKDEGMMSTVASLGTLLMWDIENGLDQVDKYTYLEEEPIQAGAYLAIGIMNSGVRLDSEPAMALLADNDKLAHKNPLIRVSAIMGLGLAYAGSNKAELLDFLLPIITDTTQQMRVSAMAALACGLVFVGSSNPEVTEAIITTLLDDDRKGQLTDKWTRFLALGLGLLFFGRQEEVDVILETLKAVEHPMAKPTSVLASICAWAGTGAVLKIQELLHICNEHLEESEEKKGDELLQAYAVLGIGIIAMGEDVGQEMVLRQFGHLMHYGEANIRRAVPLAMALVSPSNPQMKVYDTLSRYSHDNDNDVAINAIFAMGLVGAGTNNARLAQLLRQLASYYHRDQETLFMVRIAQGLVHMGKGTLSINPFHTDRQILSRVSAAGLLTVLVAMIDAKQFITSDSHYLLYFLVTAMHPRFLVTLDENLKPLTVNVRVGQAVDVVGQAGRPKTITGWQTQSTPVLLAHGERAELEDEEYISLSSTLEGLVILRKNPDWESGK